The sequence below is a genomic window from Spirochaetota bacterium.
ATGAATTGATAAAAACAGTAAATGAAAAAGAAGAACTCGCTTCAAAGCTATCTCAAACAGAAAATGAATTGATAAAAACAGTAAATGAAAAAGAAGAACTCGCTTCAAAGCTATCTCAAACAGAAAATGAATTGATAAAAACAGTAAATGAAAAAGAAGAACTCGCTTCAAAGCTATCTCAAACAGAAAATGAATTGATAAAAGTATATCTTAGTAAGAGCTGGCGAATTACACGACCTAATGAGATGGTTAAGAAGAAAATTAAAAATTTAAAGGGTTAAAAATTATGAGAGGCAAGTTTAAGAAAGATTATTGGATAATTAAATTTTCAGGCCTATTTGATTCTGTTTACTATCTGAGACAAAATCCCGATGTAAGAAATGCAGATGTAGACCCGTTAGAACACTTTGTGATGCATGGTTTGAAAGAAGGAAGAAAACCAAATGAATGGTTTGATTCTTTAATTAATGAAGAACTAATGTACAATATAGATAGTTTAATTCTAAAGAAAAAAAGAATTTATGGATGGGGTTGGATCTTTCATAAGACAAAAAAAATTGATAATATAATATTTTTATGCAAAAAAAAGAATAGAGAATATAAATCAATCTTAGAGTATGGTTTGCCACGTGAGGATGTTTTCGAAAGTTATCAAATTATAGAGGCTAAATATTCTGGCTTTATAATTAATATTAATATGGAAATGAGTTTTCCCGATAAATTTTATTTACAAATTAAATGTAATGATAATTCAGTTTATGCTATTGATGTTACAGATATAATTGATGTTAAAAACCATTCGAATTTTAATTTATGTAAATTTAATCAATGGATTAGAATAAGCTTAATTTATCTAATTCAAAAAAATTATAGACAATTATATATAAAAATTTATAACAAAATCAAAGATCTCTTATATAAATTTTTTATAAAGTTTAGAAAAAATGATAAAACGAAATTATTTAAAAAATTGTTAAAAGAAAATAATCAAAATAAGGAAATGATTTTAATAATAGATCATAATCTAGGAGGAGGAGCAAATAAATACAGTAAACAACTTATTTCTGAATTAAAACATAATAAAATAGTTCTACATCTATTTTATGATCTTAGAACCCTGTCTTATTGGGTTAATTGGTATAACAATGATGAGTGTAAAACATTCTATTTTGAAACTTGTAATTTATTAGATATTTTTAAAGATATACAAATTAAAGAAATTTTTGTAAATAATCTTTATTCATTTGAAGATCCTTTAATAATAATTCACGAACTTTTAACTTTAAAGAAAAACAATAAAAATATTAAAATATCGCTAGCAATTCATGATTATTTTTGCATTTGTCCATCATATAATCTTCTAGATTATAAAAATGAATATTGTAATATCCCTAAAACAGATATATGTGTGAAATGTCTGCAACATCATAACGGTGAATTTAAAAAATTTTATAATTACAATAATATCCTCCTATGGCGAGAAATGTGGTATGAATTTCTAACATTTTCTGATAGTATTATCTGTTTTTCTAAATCATCTCAGGAAATACTCAAAAAAGCTTATCCTGAAGTAAATCTAAATAAAATTTCTATTATTCCTCATAAAATCGAAACTTTAAGAAAGGCAAATATCAACTCAACCTCTTCATTACATATAGGTATAGTAGGCACAATTTATAATACAGCTAAAGGTGAAAAAATAATTAAAGATTTAGTGAATTTAATAATAGAAAAAAAGCTTCCTATAAAAATAACTATAATTGGAGAGATTAAAAATCCACCATTATTCACATCGATATTATCGATAACAGGTAAATATACTTCCTCTAAACTACCAGAAATAATTGAAAAAAGCGGAGTCAATATTTTTTTCTTTCCTTCCATTTGGCCTGAAACCTTTTCATATGTCGTACATGAACTTATGTCTATGAACCTGCCTATAGTAGCTTTCAATATAGGAGCACAAGCTGAATATTTACAAAATTATCCCAACAGTCGCCTTATACCAGACATTGATGTTGAAATAGCTTTACAAATTATGATAAAATTTTTTAATGAGTTATATAAAAATAAATCATGATTTATATTTTTACAAGCATAGCAGCAAATTATTTACCAAAAGCGCGGGTATTAGCTAAATCACTTAAAAAATTCCATCCAGAATTTAAATTATATCTTGTTATAGATAAAATTCCAGAATGGTTTGAGTTAAAATCAGAACCTTTTGATGATTTTATTCTTTATCAAGATCTTAACATACCTAATTTCAAATCTTGGATTTTTAAATATTCTTTACTGGAAATGTGTACTGCTGTAAAACCATATGTTTTCTTACATCTTTTCCAAAATGATCCTAGTGCCGTTTTATATTTTGATCCAGATATAGTAGTATTTTCTCGTTTAGACGATTTAATAGAATACTTTAACGAATTCAGTATTCTATTAACGCCACATCAAACTGAACCAGAAACAATTCATGATGCAATTATTGATAATGAAATATGTAGTTTAAATTATGGTATTTTTAATTTAGGATTCATAGGAGTCAAAAATGATTCAGAAGGTAAAAAATTTGCACATTGGTGGGCAGATAGATTAGATCGATTTTGTTATGCAGAATTGAATAAAGGTCTATGGGTCGATCAAAAATGGATAAATCTCGTTCCCTGTTTTTTTGAAAAAATAAAAATTATAAGATCACCACGTTTTAATGTTGCTCCATGGAATTTAACTACGCGAAAACTTTATGGCAACTTTGAAAAAGGTTTTTTTGTCGATGATAAACCTTTAGGGTTTTATCATTTTACAGGGTTCGATAGCAAAGCACATGAGATCATGGTCTTAAAATATGCAGGAGACAATGAAGCAGTTAAGGAACTTATTAAATGGTATAAATTACAAATAAAAGACGATAAGGCTGCTAATCTACCTTTTGCCTATGCTCATTATCAAAATTTTGAAAACGGCGAGCCTATTCAGTTAGTCCATAGAATTATATATAGAATGCGCAGAGATTTACAAGAAATTTATTCAGATCCATTTAAAGTCATTCCTAATGGTAAATGTTTTTATAACTGGTTTAAATGGAGAGCGCATATAGAACATCCAGATATAATAAAAAATTATTTATCGAAAGCTTCTAATGAAATAGAAACTAAAACTACTTTTATAAAAGATTTAGAAATAATAATAAAAAGAATTTATAGAAGTTGTAAAAAAAGTATAAGAGACAAAAATTATAGAAAATATTTATATAATAAAATTAAATACATCATAAAAACGGAAGGAATAAAAGGGTTAGTAAAAGAAATTTTTTCAAATAATAAATAAAATTATGAAAAGAAAAAAAAAATATATATCTAATTTTTTATACAAAATTAATTTAATAAATGTTCTTACTTTTAAAGAAATTAAAGTCAAATATAAATCAAGTTTCCTTGGTTATCTATGGTCAGTGCTTCATCCTCTCTCACTAGCTATAGTTTTCTATTTTGCCTTTCAAATTATATTAAAAATTCCCATAGAAAACTTTACTCTCTTTCTTATCACAGGACTTTTTCCTTGGCAGTGGTTTGCTAACTCAGTTGCCTCATCAGCTGTTAGCTTGATTGGAAATGCTTCTCTTATTAAAAAGATTAACTTTCCTCGCTACTTTATTCCTCTTAGCAATGTGCTAAACGATGCTTTTCACTATATAGTTTCTCTTCCTATAATTTTCGTTTTCGTTCTTTATTATGAAATTCCGCTAACTTTAAACTGGCTTTATGGTATACCTTTGGTAGTTATATCTCAATTCATTATCACTTATGGATTTTCTCTTCTAGTTTCCTCTGCCAACCTTTTTTTTCGAGATCTTGAAAGGTTTGTTCAAATAGGTTTAAATATATTATTTTATCTTACTCCTATAATTTATGAAACCAAACTAATTCCAGAGGAATATAGGGGTTATCTTCTTCTAAACCCCATGTATTCTATAATTGAAAACTGGCATCTTATATTTATGAAAGGATACCTAGATTTTGAACTTTATTTAATCTCTCTTGGATGGGGTATAGCAATTTTTCTTTTAGGTTTTTATGTGTTTCAAAGACTATCATGGAAATTTGCTGAAGTATTGTAATGGAACCCGTTATAGTATTAGATAATGTAACAAAAACTTATCCTCATTATGGCTATATTAAAGCAGGCTTTAAAACTTTTCTTTTTAATATTCCCAAAGCTATATATGGAACTTTAAAAAGAAGATTTACTGCATTAGAGAATATCTCTTTTGAAGTTTATAAAGGTGAATGTTTAGGAATTATAGGAAGAAACGGAGCTGGAAAAAGCACACTTTTAGGACTAATAGCCGGAGTGATTAAACCCGACCGTGGAACAGTTATTGTTAAAGGAAGAGTTTTACCTCTTCTTGAGCTTGGCGCAGGTTTTCATCCTGAACTTACAGGAAGAGAAAATATAATCTTAAACGGAATCCTATTAGGAATGACTAAAAAAGAAGTTTTAAAGAAACTGGACCAAATTATTGATTTTTCTGAACTCAGAGAGTTTATAGATCAACCTCTCAGAACTTACTCATCTGGTATGGTTGCAAGATTAGGTTTTTCTGTAGTTGCACACCTTGAACCAGATATTCTTCTTATAGATGAAGTTTTAGCTGTAGGAGATATAAACTTTCAAAAAAAATGCATGGATAAAATAATGAGTTTTAGGAAAAATTCTGTCACCATCTTATTAGTAACACATGTTCCAGATCAAGTGGAAAAACTATGTGATAGAGCTATATGGATAGACGAACATAGAATAAAAGCCATAGGAAATCATGCAGATATATGTAAGCTTTATAAAGAATCTCTCGTATGAAGATTAATATTATTCTTTCAACATATAATGGAGAAAAATTTTTACCAGAATTTTTAAAATCACTTGAAAATCAAAGCTTTAAAGAATGGATTCTTTTTGTAAGAGATGATAACTCCCAAGATAATACTCTGAGTATTTTAGAGGAATTTAAAAAGAAAAGACCACAAAAAGTCTATCTAATAAAAGATACCTTAGGTAATTTAGGAGCCTGTAAGAGTTTTCTTACTTTACTTAAAGAAACAGAGGGAGATTATTTTATGTTTGCAGATCAAGATGATATATGGTTACCTGACAAGATTGAGTTAAATATGATAAAAATGCTTAAACTTGAAAATATCTATGGTAAAGAAAGTCCTATACTAATTCATAGTGATCTAATTGTAGTAGATAAAAATTTAAATATTTTAGCTAAATCTTTATGGAAATATCAAAGAACAACTCCGCAAAAAAGAAATTTAAACTATTTGCTTATTCAAAACAATGTAACTGGATGCACTGTAATGATAAATAAGGCTTTAAAAGGCCTTGTAAATACAATACCCAATAAAGCTATAATGCATGACTGGTGGTTAGCTTTATTAGCTTCAGCTTTTGGAGTGATAGATTATATAGAAAAACCATTAGTTTTTTACAGACAGCATGAATCTCAAGATATAGGAGCAAGAAAATACTCACTAAGTTATTTTCTAAAGAGATTTGCTAAAAATCCAAAAGATGCTTTTATCTCTGTTTTTAAAACAGTTGAACAAGCAAAAGAATTTTTTGAGATTTATAAAAATTTGCTACCAAAAGAAAAAAAGGATATTATTCTTTCCTATTTAGAAATCTTTAACAGGGGAATTCTATCAAGGCCTTTAAAGATTTGTAAAGGAAATTTCTTAAAACACGGTATTATAAGAAATATCGGATTTATTTTCACACTCACTGTGTTGTGGGATAAATATGCAAGACCTAAATGTCTCAATAGTTTTATACCATACAGATAAAAGTATTCTTATAAAAGCAATTGAAAGTGTTCTAAAATCAAATTTGGTTAAACATCTTTTTTTAATAGATAATTCAAGAGGAGATAAATTAAGAGAAATAAAATCTCTGAGTGAAAAAATTTTATATATTCATACGAGAAAAAATTTGGGTTATGGTAAAGCCCATAATATAGCCTTAAAAAAATCCTTAGAAAACAACATAAAATATCATTTAGCAATGAATCCAGATATTTATTTTAATGAAGGAGTTTTAGAAAAACTGTATAGATTTATGGAAGAAAATGAAGAAGTAGGTTTAGTAATGCCAAAAGTTCTTTATCCTAATGGTAAGTTACAGTATCTTTGCAAACTACTACCAACTCCTTTTGATCTTTTCAGTAGAAGATTTTTGAATTGGGGAGTTTTTAAAAAAATTGTTGAAAAAAGACAAAATGTTTATGAGCTTAGATTTACAGGTTATGATAAAATTATAGAAGCTCCTTTTTTGTCCGGATGTTTTATGTTTTTAAGAGTTAAAATTTTAGAAAAAATCGGACTTTTTGATGAAAGATTTTTTCTTTACTGTGATGACCTTGATTTATCAAGAAGAATACATAGCACAAGCAAAACTATTTTGTATCCTTACTGTGAAATCTATCATGAATGGGGTAGAGGTTCTTATAAAAACTTTAAACTACTTATTTATCATATAGTTGATGCAATCCGATATTTTAATAAATGGGGATGGTTTTTTGATAAAGAAAGAAAAGAAACTAATAAGAAAATATTAAAGAACAATTTGTTCTTTTAATGCATCTTTAAGTTCATTTAAAAAATTATTCATTACTGAAGACATTTTTTAACATTATGAGATTTCTAAATTTTATTGACCTTTCTTATTTGATTTTACATGAATAATTCCAAAAACATTATGCCCAAGTGATTTATACACCCCATATTCCAATTAAAAAATATTTTATTCTCCTGTATATAGCTATTTTTATATTATTTTTATATTACTTTATTGCTGACAAATTGCACTTATATACATAATTCATTCCAGTCAAAACTAACTTCTCATCTATGAAGATATCTTA
It includes:
- a CDS encoding glycosyltransferase, producing the protein MQDLNVSIVLYHTDKSILIKAIESVLKSNLVKHLFLIDNSRGDKLREIKSLSEKILYIHTRKNLGYGKAHNIALKKSLENNIKYHLAMNPDIYFNEGVLEKLYRFMEENEEVGLVMPKVLYPNGKLQYLCKLLPTPFDLFSRRFLNWGVFKKIVEKRQNVYELRFTGYDKIIEAPFLSGCFMFLRVKILEKIGLFDERFFLYCDDLDLSRRIHSTSKTILYPYCEIYHEWGRGSYKNFKLLIYHIVDAIRYFNKWGWFFDKERKETNKKILKNNLFF
- a CDS encoding ABC transporter permease, with amino-acid sequence MKRKKKYISNFLYKINLINVLTFKEIKVKYKSSFLGYLWSVLHPLSLAIVFYFAFQIILKIPIENFTLFLITGLFPWQWFANSVASSAVSLIGNASLIKKINFPRYFIPLSNVLNDAFHYIVSLPIIFVFVLYYEIPLTLNWLYGIPLVVISQFIITYGFSLLVSSANLFFRDLERFVQIGLNILFYLTPIIYETKLIPEEYRGYLLLNPMYSIIENWHLIFMKGYLDFELYLISLGWGIAIFLLGFYVFQRLSWKFAEVL
- a CDS encoding ABC transporter ATP-binding protein encodes the protein MEPVIVLDNVTKTYPHYGYIKAGFKTFLFNIPKAIYGTLKRRFTALENISFEVYKGECLGIIGRNGAGKSTLLGLIAGVIKPDRGTVIVKGRVLPLLELGAGFHPELTGRENIILNGILLGMTKKEVLKKLDQIIDFSELREFIDQPLRTYSSGMVARLGFSVVAHLEPDILLIDEVLAVGDINFQKKCMDKIMSFRKNSVTILLVTHVPDQVEKLCDRAIWIDEHRIKAIGNHADICKLYKESLV
- a CDS encoding glycosyltransferase, whose translation is MRGKFKKDYWIIKFSGLFDSVYYLRQNPDVRNADVDPLEHFVMHGLKEGRKPNEWFDSLINEELMYNIDSLILKKKRIYGWGWIFHKTKKIDNIIFLCKKKNREYKSILEYGLPREDVFESYQIIEAKYSGFIININMEMSFPDKFYLQIKCNDNSVYAIDVTDIIDVKNHSNFNLCKFNQWIRISLIYLIQKNYRQLYIKIYNKIKDLLYKFFIKFRKNDKTKLFKKLLKENNQNKEMILIIDHNLGGGANKYSKQLISELKHNKIVLHLFYDLRTLSYWVNWYNNDECKTFYFETCNLLDIFKDIQIKEIFVNNLYSFEDPLIIIHELLTLKKNNKNIKISLAIHDYFCICPSYNLLDYKNEYCNIPKTDICVKCLQHHNGEFKKFYNYNNILLWREMWYEFLTFSDSIICFSKSSQEILKKAYPEVNLNKISIIPHKIETLRKANINSTSSLHIGIVGTIYNTAKGEKIIKDLVNLIIEKKLPIKITIIGEIKNPPLFTSILSITGKYTSSKLPEIIEKSGVNIFFFPSIWPETFSYVVHELMSMNLPIVAFNIGAQAEYLQNYPNSRLIPDIDVEIALQIMIKFFNELYKNKS
- a CDS encoding glycosyl transferase, yielding MIYIFTSIAANYLPKARVLAKSLKKFHPEFKLYLVIDKIPEWFELKSEPFDDFILYQDLNIPNFKSWIFKYSLLEMCTAVKPYVFLHLFQNDPSAVLYFDPDIVVFSRLDDLIEYFNEFSILLTPHQTEPETIHDAIIDNEICSLNYGIFNLGFIGVKNDSEGKKFAHWWADRLDRFCYAELNKGLWVDQKWINLVPCFFEKIKIIRSPRFNVAPWNLTTRKLYGNFEKGFFVDDKPLGFYHFTGFDSKAHEIMVLKYAGDNEAVKELIKWYKLQIKDDKAANLPFAYAHYQNFENGEPIQLVHRIIYRMRRDLQEIYSDPFKVIPNGKCFYNWFKWRAHIEHPDIIKNYLSKASNEIETKTTFIKDLEIIIKRIYRSCKKSIRDKNYRKYLYNKIKYIIKTEGIKGLVKEIFSNNK
- a CDS encoding glycosyltransferase family 2 protein, coding for MKINIILSTYNGEKFLPEFLKSLENQSFKEWILFVRDDNSQDNTLSILEEFKKKRPQKVYLIKDTLGNLGACKSFLTLLKETEGDYFMFADQDDIWLPDKIELNMIKMLKLENIYGKESPILIHSDLIVVDKNLNILAKSLWKYQRTTPQKRNLNYLLIQNNVTGCTVMINKALKGLVNTIPNKAIMHDWWLALLASAFGVIDYIEKPLVFYRQHESQDIGARKYSLSYFLKRFAKNPKDAFISVFKTVEQAKEFFEIYKNLLPKEKKDIILSYLEIFNRGILSRPLKICKGNFLKHGIIRNIGFIFTLTVLWDKYARPKCLNSFIPYR